One Sphingobacteruim zhuxiongii DNA window includes the following coding sequences:
- a CDS encoding MFS transporter — protein MQLFRSLAYPNFRLHVIGQAISLLGTWMQRIAISWLVYQLTNSVFWLGFVSFVSLLPSLVLSPFIGAFVDRHKKYKLVFITQIGLMIQAGLLALLVYLKLESVLYLSILGFIQGVINAFDVLGRQSLLVSLVDDRKDLPNAIALNSSIFNAARMVGPAIGGVLLSTYGELACFTLNFVSFIPVIFCLALMKVVEKPIVIPNESSFEGLKHGFEYLMRSPHIMSLIIILTFSSLLVIPYTSLLPAVARELFEGDERTFSWFESAAGLGAMIGAINMARLKSGENLRYRVLFAALAMGISLIFLAYANYLPAALFFTMGVSFAMMMQNSSINTYIQTHAMPAYRARAMSYYVMAFQGIFPIGSLLTGAIAEVLGIKNTLYIMGGCGVLISIGFYIYLRLHIQRRLFKANFR, from the coding sequence ATGCAATTATTTAGATCACTAGCATATCCGAACTTTAGACTCCATGTTATTGGCCAAGCGATCTCGCTACTCGGCACATGGATGCAGCGTATTGCCATCAGTTGGCTGGTATATCAGTTAACGAATTCAGTTTTCTGGCTAGGATTTGTCTCTTTTGTATCTCTTTTACCTTCTTTAGTGCTATCACCTTTCATTGGTGCATTTGTCGATAGGCATAAGAAATATAAGCTTGTTTTTATCACGCAAATCGGTTTAATGATACAAGCTGGCTTATTAGCATTGTTGGTTTATCTTAAGCTGGAATCAGTACTTTACCTGTCAATTTTAGGCTTTATCCAAGGAGTTATTAATGCTTTCGATGTCTTGGGGCGACAATCATTATTGGTTTCTCTAGTAGATGATCGAAAGGATTTGCCGAACGCAATCGCATTAAATTCCTCAATTTTTAATGCTGCGCGTATGGTTGGGCCTGCAATAGGCGGTGTTTTGCTATCCACTTATGGAGAATTGGCTTGTTTTACTTTGAACTTCGTTAGTTTTATTCCAGTAATTTTCTGCTTAGCATTAATGAAAGTAGTAGAAAAACCCATCGTAATCCCGAATGAAAGCTCATTTGAAGGTCTAAAACATGGTTTTGAATACCTGATGCGTTCTCCACACATCATGTCTTTAATCATCATATTGACGTTTTCGAGCCTTTTAGTTATCCCGTATACCTCCCTGTTGCCTGCTGTGGCGAGAGAACTTTTTGAGGGTGATGAACGTACTTTTTCTTGGTTTGAAAGTGCCGCGGGATTAGGTGCAATGATTGGAGCAATCAATATGGCTCGATTAAAATCAGGAGAAAACTTGCGATATCGCGTGCTTTTTGCGGCCCTTGCTATGGGGATTTCGTTAATATTCTTAGCTTATGCGAACTATTTACCCGCTGCTTTATTCTTCACGATGGGGGTATCTTTTGCTATGATGATGCAGAATTCCTCAATCAATACATATATTCAAACACATGCGATGCCAGCTTATCGAGCTCGCGCAATGTCTTATTATGTGATGGCTTTTCAAGGGATCTTTCCGATTGGAAGCTTATTAACAGGTGCTATTGCCGAAGTATTAGGCATAAAAAACACCCTCTACATTATGGGTGGATGTGGGGTGTTAATTTCTATTGGCTTCTACATTTACCTAAGACTTCATATTCAACGTCGGTTATTTAAAGCTAATTTTCGTTGA
- the fsa gene encoding fructose-6-phosphate aldolase yields the protein MKFFIDTANLEQIKEAQDLGVLDGVTTNPSLMAKEGISGEENVINHYKAICAIVDGDVSAEVISTEYEGMIKEGEALAALDSKIVVKVPMIKEGIKAIKYFSKKGIKTNCTLVFSAGQALLAAKAGATYVSPFIGRLDDISVDGLGLIEEIREIYDNYGFETQILAASVRNSAHILGCAKIGADVMTGPLSAITALLKHPLTDSGLAQFLADHAKAAGK from the coding sequence ATGAAATTTTTTATTGATACCGCTAATTTAGAGCAAATCAAAGAAGCGCAAGATTTAGGCGTTTTAGACGGCGTAACAACAAATCCTTCCTTAATGGCTAAAGAGGGTATTTCTGGCGAAGAAAACGTGATTAACCATTACAAAGCGATCTGCGCAATCGTTGATGGCGATGTAAGTGCCGAAGTTATTTCTACTGAATACGAGGGTATGATTAAAGAAGGTGAAGCTTTAGCGGCATTGGATAGCAAGATCGTTGTCAAAGTTCCAATGATCAAAGAAGGCATCAAAGCAATTAAATACTTCAGCAAAAAAGGAATTAAAACGAACTGTACATTAGTTTTCTCTGCAGGTCAAGCTTTATTAGCGGCTAAAGCAGGTGCAACTTATGTATCTCCATTTATCGGTCGTTTAGACGATATCTCTGTCGATGGTTTAGGCCTAATCGAAGAGATTCGTGAGATCTACGATAACTACGGATTCGAAACTCAAATCTTAGCAGCATCTGTACGTAACAGTGCTCATATTTTAGGTTGTGCGAAGATTGGTGCAGATGTAATGACTGGTCCTTTATCGGCAATTACAGCGTTATTAAAACACCCTTTAACAGATAGTGGATTAGCACAATTCTTAGCGGATCACGCGAAAGCTGCTGGAAAATAA
- a CDS encoding Fur family transcriptional regulator codes for MKAEMYTDNTALQAAEFTQILKTNKLKITQPRLRVLETISTKTAAISQPELEKILGAEIDRVTLYRILASFEEKGILHKVFDLNGTATYALCSTKCTEHHHHDQHVHFICSVCNSVFCLDETAAPKISLPHGFTLHSIAVNAVGLCNDCKEK; via the coding sequence ATGAAAGCGGAAATGTACACGGATAATACAGCATTACAAGCAGCAGAATTCACTCAAATTCTGAAGACAAATAAGTTAAAAATTACACAACCTAGACTACGTGTTTTGGAAACTATTTCGACGAAAACCGCTGCGATTTCCCAACCAGAATTAGAGAAAATTCTTGGAGCTGAAATCGACCGTGTTACCCTTTATCGAATACTCGCAAGCTTCGAGGAAAAAGGAATCCTTCACAAGGTTTTTGATCTAAACGGAACTGCTACTTATGCACTTTGTTCAACCAAATGCACCGAGCATCATCACCATGATCAACACGTTCATTTCATTTGTTCGGTTTGTAATTCTGTGTTTTGTTTAGATGAAACTGCTGCCCCGAAAATCAGTTTACCCCATGGCTTCACACTTCATTCCATAGCCGTTAACGCAGTCGGCCTTTGCAATGATTGCAAAGAAAAATAA
- the rnr gene encoding ribonuclease R, whose translation MKSKKENPYKEVLTQLIVDVFEKSGNTPLNYKQVAAKLNIKESDAKVAIADILNDGIKAGQFEQPERGKFKLRQLNVYITGKVDMTADGSAYIVPEDELENDIYVAPRKLRQALHGDRVKVHVYERKKGRKREGEVVEILTRAKTDFTGTVDMSNSYAFFLPDDRKMLHDIFIPLDNLNGAKDGEKVLVSIIEWPKNAKNPIGRVKHVLGKKGENNTEMNAILADYGFPLEFPKEVENEANAISDIISSEEIAKRKDFRQITTFTIDPADAKDFDDAISYQVLENGNYEIGVHIADVSHYVIPETALDKEAFERGTSVYLVDRVIPMLPERLSNNLCSLRPNEDKLCFSAVFELDEKANVVDQWFGRTVIHSDRRFTYEEAQEIIEGKEDALAPAILKLNELAFILRERKFKNGAISFESEEIKFHLDGNGKPIGVYTKIRKEAHKLIEDFMLLANRKVAEFIGKQGRGKNKLPFVYRFHDVPNPETLTNFSQFASRFGHRLIIKSDKETAKSLNSLMTKIEGSKEQNLLTSLAVRSMAKAIYTTKSTSHYGLAFDYYTHFTSPIRRYPDVMVHRLLQYYLDGGTKINAEHYEKMSEHSSQKEKKAAEAERASIKYKQAEFLQDQIGVEYTGIVSGVTEWGMYVEIEENKCEGMVRLRDITDDFYTLDEKNYAIIGQRKKKVYQLGDEVQIKVKKVDLEKRQIDFTLIT comes from the coding sequence ATGAAATCAAAAAAAGAAAACCCTTACAAAGAAGTTTTAACCCAACTGATCGTAGACGTTTTTGAAAAATCAGGAAACACTCCACTCAACTATAAGCAAGTTGCTGCGAAATTAAATATCAAAGAATCCGACGCTAAAGTTGCCATCGCTGACATACTCAACGACGGTATTAAGGCAGGTCAATTCGAACAACCCGAGCGCGGAAAATTCAAGCTTCGACAGCTCAATGTTTACATCACAGGAAAGGTCGATATGACTGCCGATGGGTCTGCCTATATTGTCCCGGAAGATGAACTCGAAAATGACATCTATGTTGCCCCTCGAAAACTCCGCCAAGCCCTACATGGTGACCGTGTCAAAGTACATGTTTACGAACGTAAAAAAGGCCGTAAGCGCGAAGGCGAAGTCGTGGAAATCCTCACCCGTGCGAAGACTGATTTCACTGGTACAGTAGACATGTCGAACAGCTACGCCTTCTTCCTTCCAGATGATCGCAAAATGCTACACGACATTTTCATTCCGCTTGACAATTTAAACGGAGCGAAAGACGGAGAGAAAGTATTAGTTTCCATTATCGAATGGCCAAAGAATGCGAAGAATCCTATCGGGCGCGTAAAACATGTTCTCGGAAAAAAAGGAGAAAACAATACAGAGATGAATGCCATCTTAGCGGACTATGGATTCCCGCTCGAATTTCCTAAAGAAGTCGAGAACGAAGCGAACGCTATCTCGGACATTATCTCCTCGGAAGAAATTGCAAAACGTAAAGACTTTCGTCAAATTACAACTTTCACGATTGACCCTGCCGATGCTAAAGATTTTGATGATGCCATCTCTTATCAAGTCTTGGAAAATGGGAACTACGAAATTGGCGTTCATATTGCCGACGTTTCACATTACGTAATTCCTGAGACCGCATTAGACAAAGAAGCATTTGAAAGAGGAACCTCAGTATATTTAGTCGACAGAGTTATTCCCATGCTCCCTGAGCGACTTTCTAACAATCTGTGCTCATTGAGACCCAACGAAGATAAACTTTGCTTCTCAGCCGTCTTTGAGCTTGATGAGAAAGCGAATGTTGTAGACCAATGGTTCGGCAGAACAGTTATACATTCTGACCGTCGGTTCACTTACGAAGAGGCACAAGAAATAATTGAAGGAAAAGAAGACGCACTTGCGCCAGCGATACTAAAATTAAATGAGCTTGCATTTATTCTGCGCGAACGCAAATTCAAAAATGGCGCAATCAGTTTTGAATCTGAAGAGATAAAATTCCATTTAGATGGAAATGGTAAGCCTATTGGCGTATACACTAAAATCCGTAAAGAGGCCCATAAGCTAATTGAAGATTTCATGCTACTGGCGAATCGTAAGGTTGCCGAATTTATTGGCAAGCAAGGACGCGGAAAAAACAAGCTTCCGTTTGTCTACAGATTCCACGATGTACCGAATCCTGAAACACTAACTAACTTTTCACAGTTCGCTTCGCGCTTCGGTCACCGATTAATTATCAAATCCGATAAAGAGACTGCAAAATCTTTAAACAGCTTAATGACCAAGATAGAGGGATCGAAAGAACAAAATCTATTAACTTCTCTTGCTGTTCGCTCGATGGCGAAAGCGATCTATACCACGAAGAGCACTTCGCACTACGGATTAGCATTCGACTATTATACGCATTTCACTTCGCCTATCCGTAGATATCCAGATGTGATGGTTCACCGCTTGCTTCAATACTACTTGGACGGAGGAACTAAGATCAATGCCGAACACTACGAGAAGATGTCAGAACATTCTTCCCAAAAAGAGAAGAAAGCAGCGGAAGCCGAACGAGCGTCCATTAAATACAAACAAGCCGAATTCCTACAAGATCAAATTGGCGTAGAATACACGGGAATTGTATCTGGCGTCACTGAATGGGGTATGTATGTCGAAATCGAAGAGAACAAATGCGAAGGCATGGTTCGTCTACGCGATATCACAGACGACTTCTATACATTGGATGAAAAGAATTACGCTATCATTGGACAACGTAAGAAAAAAGTCTACCAACTCGGCGATGAAGTACAGATCAAAGTCAAAAAAGTAGATTTAGAAAAACGTCAGATCGATTTCACACTGATAACCTAA
- the rpsL gene encoding 30S ribosomal protein S12, producing MPTIQQLVRKGRVALVDKSKSPALDSCPQRRGVCTRVYTTTPKKPNSAMRKVARVRLTNGKEVNAYIPGEGHNLQEHSIVLIRGGRVKDLPGVRYHIIRGALDTSGVAGRNQRRSKYGTKRPKPGQVAAPAKGKK from the coding sequence ATGCCTACTATTCAACAATTAGTTAGAAAAGGTAGAGTAGCTCTGGTTGACAAGAGTAAATCACCAGCGTTGGATTCATGTCCACAGCGAAGAGGTGTGTGTACACGTGTATACACTACTACCCCTAAAAAACCAAACTCAGCAATGCGTAAAGTAGCTCGCGTTCGTTTAACAAATGGAAAAGAAGTGAATGCTTACATTCCAGGAGAAGGACACAACTTACAAGAGCACTCAATCGTGTTAATCCGTGGTGGCCGTGTTAAAGATTTACCAGGAGTTCGTTACCACATTATCCGTGGTGCATTAGATACTTCAGGTGTAGCTGGTCGTAACCAACGTCGTTCTAAATACGGAACAAAACGTCCTAAACCAGGACAAGTAGCTGCTCCAGCAAAAGGTAAGAAATAA
- the rpsG gene encoding 30S ribosomal protein S7, protein MRKAKPKKRIILPDPKFNDVQVTRFVNNMMVDGKKSIAYSIFYDAVELVESKTQENGLETWKKALNNVMPAVEVKSRRVGGANFQVPMEVRPERKIALGMKWLISYARKRGEKTMFEKLAGEIISASKGEGAAVKKKEDTHKMAEANKAFSHFRF, encoded by the coding sequence ATGAGAAAAGCAAAACCAAAAAAGAGAATCATTTTACCTGATCCAAAGTTTAATGACGTTCAGGTAACACGTTTCGTAAATAATATGATGGTAGACGGTAAGAAATCTATCGCTTATTCAATTTTTTACGATGCAGTAGAATTAGTAGAATCAAAAACGCAAGAAAACGGTTTAGAGACTTGGAAAAAAGCTTTAAACAATGTAATGCCAGCTGTAGAGGTTAAATCTCGTCGTGTTGGTGGTGCAAACTTCCAAGTTCCTATGGAGGTTCGTCCTGAGCGTAAGATCGCTTTAGGTATGAAATGGTTAATCTCTTACGCTCGTAAACGTGGTGAAAAAACTATGTTCGAGAAATTAGCAGGAGAAATTATTTCAGCGTCTAAAGGTGAAGGTGCTGCTGTAAAGAAGAAAGAAGATACGCATAAGATGGCGGAAGCTAACAAAGCGTTCTCACACTTCAGATTCTAA
- the fusA gene encoding elongation factor G → MARDLRLVRNIGIAAHIDAGKTTTTERILYYSGVNHKIGEVHEGASTMDWMEQEAERGITITSAATTVFWNYRNNKYQVNVIDTPGHVDFTVEVNRSLRVLDGLVFLFSAVDGVEPQSETNWRLADGYKVPRIGFVNKMDRSGADFLKVVKQVKQMLGSDAVALQLPIGAEDTFKGVVDLINNRGIVWNEHDKGMTFTEVPIPDDMAEEVAEYREKLLEAVAGYDESLMEKFFDDPDSLTEREILDALRKAVLDNAIVPMVCGSSFKNKGVQTMLDLVMELLPSPLDQEAVKGTNPNTGEEISRKPSVDEPFAALGFKIATDPFVGRLCFIRAYSGKLDAGSYVLNTRSGNKERISRIFQMHANKQNPIPHIEAGDIGAVVGFKDIKTGDTLSDEKHPIVLESMTFPEPVIGLAIEPKTQADVDKLGIALGKLSEEDPTFVVKSDEETGQTVISGMGELHLEILIDRLKREFKVEVNQGAPQVAYKESIKGTSEHREVYKKQSGGRGKFADIKVVISPADEDWDVVKSPLQFINEIVGGSIPKEYIPSVQKGFESSMNNGVLAGYPLSGMKVRLIDGSFHAVDSDSLSFELAGKMAYRQALPKCTPVLMEPIMKVEVLTPEENMGDVMGDLNRRRGQMQGLDSRNGAQVIKALVPLSEMFGYVTQLRTITSGRATSTMEFDHYAEAPRNVSEEVIAKAKGKVKGLED, encoded by the coding sequence ATGGCAAGAGATTTAAGATTAGTTAGAAATATTGGTATCGCTGCACACATCGATGCTGGTAAAACTACAACAACTGAGCGTATTCTTTACTACTCAGGTGTTAACCATAAAATAGGTGAAGTTCACGAAGGTGCATCAACAATGGACTGGATGGAACAAGAAGCAGAGCGTGGTATTACAATTACCTCAGCTGCAACTACTGTATTCTGGAACTACCGTAACAATAAATACCAAGTAAACGTTATTGATACACCGGGACACGTTGACTTTACGGTTGAAGTAAACCGTTCGTTACGTGTATTAGACGGATTAGTATTTTTATTTTCTGCAGTTGATGGTGTTGAGCCTCAATCAGAAACTAACTGGCGTTTAGCTGACGGGTACAAAGTACCTCGTATTGGTTTCGTAAATAAAATGGACCGTTCAGGTGCTGACTTTTTGAAAGTTGTAAAACAAGTAAAACAAATGTTAGGATCTGATGCTGTTGCATTACAATTACCTATCGGCGCTGAAGATACGTTCAAAGGCGTAGTTGACTTGATCAACAACCGTGGTATTGTATGGAATGAGCACGATAAAGGAATGACTTTTACAGAAGTTCCTATTCCTGATGATATGGCTGAAGAAGTAGCGGAATACCGTGAAAAATTATTAGAAGCTGTAGCAGGATACGATGAGTCATTAATGGAGAAATTCTTTGACGATCCAGATTCATTAACAGAACGCGAAATCTTAGACGCTTTACGTAAAGCTGTTTTAGATAACGCAATCGTTCCTATGGTTTGTGGTTCATCTTTCAAAAACAAAGGTGTTCAAACAATGCTTGACTTAGTAATGGAGTTATTACCTTCACCATTAGATCAAGAAGCTGTAAAAGGAACAAACCCTAACACTGGCGAAGAGATTTCTCGTAAACCATCGGTTGATGAGCCTTTCGCTGCATTAGGTTTCAAAATTGCAACTGACCCATTCGTAGGTCGTTTATGTTTCATCCGTGCGTATTCAGGTAAATTAGATGCTGGTTCTTATGTATTGAACACTCGTTCAGGAAATAAAGAACGTATCTCTCGTATCTTCCAAATGCACGCGAATAAACAAAACCCTATCCCTCATATCGAGGCTGGTGATATCGGTGCTGTTGTGGGTTTCAAAGACATCAAAACTGGTGATACTCTTTCTGATGAGAAACACCCAATCGTTCTTGAGTCAATGACTTTCCCTGAGCCAGTAATTGGTTTAGCGATTGAGCCAAAAACTCAAGCTGACGTAGATAAATTAGGTATTGCTTTAGGTAAATTATCTGAAGAGGATCCTACATTTGTTGTAAAATCAGATGAAGAAACTGGACAAACAGTTATTTCAGGTATGGGTGAGCTTCACTTAGAAATCTTGATCGACCGTTTGAAACGTGAATTCAAAGTAGAGGTTAACCAAGGAGCTCCTCAAGTAGCTTACAAAGAGTCTATCAAAGGTACATCAGAACACCGTGAAGTTTACAAAAAACAATCAGGTGGTCGTGGTAAATTTGCGGATATCAAAGTTGTTATCTCTCCTGCTGATGAAGATTGGGATGTTGTTAAATCACCTCTTCAATTCATCAATGAAATCGTGGGTGGATCTATTCCAAAAGAATATATCCCTTCAGTTCAAAAAGGATTTGAATCATCAATGAACAATGGTGTATTAGCTGGTTACCCACTTTCAGGTATGAAAGTACGTTTGATCGACGGATCTTTCCACGCAGTCGATTCAGATTCACTATCTTTCGAATTAGCTGGTAAAATGGCATACCGTCAAGCATTACCTAAATGTACTCCAGTATTAATGGAGCCTATCATGAAGGTTGAAGTATTGACTCCAGAAGAAAACATGGGTGATGTAATGGGTGACTTAAACCGTCGTCGTGGTCAGATGCAAGGTCTTGACTCACGTAACGGAGCACAGGTTATCAAAGCATTAGTACCTCTTTCTGAGATGTTCGGATATGTAACTCAATTACGTACAATCACTTCAGGTCGTGCAACTTCTACAATGGAATTTGATCACTACGCTGAAGCTCCTCGTAACGTATCTGAAGAAGTTATCGCGAAAGCAAAAGGTAAAGTAAAAGGTCTAGAAGACTAA
- the rpsJ gene encoding 30S ribosomal protein S10: MSQRIRIKLKSYDYNLVDKSAEKIVKTVKPTGAVVSGPIPLPTEKKIYTVLRSPHVNKKAREQFQLCSYKRLLDIYSSNSKTVDALMKLELPSGVEVEIKV, encoded by the coding sequence ATGAGCCAAAGAATCAGAATCAAATTGAAATCTTACGATTACAACTTGGTTGACAAGTCAGCTGAGAAAATCGTGAAAACAGTAAAACCTACAGGTGCAGTTGTTAGTGGTCCTATTCCATTGCCTACTGAGAAAAAAATCTATACAGTTTTACGTTCTCCACACGTTAACAAAAAAGCACGTGAGCAATTCCAATTGTGTTCTTACAAGAGATTGTTAGACATCTACTCATCAAACTCTAAAACTGTTGATGCGTTAATGAAATTAGAATTACCTTCAGGTGTTGAAGTAGAAATCAAAGTGTGA
- a CDS encoding 3-ketoacyl-ACP reductase yields the protein MENLKEKYALITGGGRGLGKATALAFAAEGIHVAITGRNEELLKQTVKEIEAIGVKASYAVFDIADLAAVEAGIKKLNTEFGNFDILVNNAGIAAFGTVLDMDPIEWTNIMNTNVLGTYYVTKTVLPQLIEKNAGDIINVSSTAGLNGAATTSAYSASKFAVIGFSDSLMREVRKYNIRVCTLMPSTIASDMSKELNLTDGNPDKVLQPEDFAELIVANLKLPRRAMLKSASLWSTNP from the coding sequence ATGGAAAATTTAAAGGAAAAATATGCACTGATAACTGGAGGTGGTCGCGGATTGGGTAAAGCTACTGCCCTAGCCTTCGCTGCAGAAGGTATACACGTGGCTATTACTGGCAGAAATGAAGAGTTATTGAAGCAAACAGTAAAAGAAATCGAAGCTATCGGAGTGAAAGCAAGTTATGCCGTTTTCGATATAGCAGACCTTGCTGCAGTTGAAGCGGGCATCAAGAAACTAAATACTGAATTTGGCAACTTTGATATTTTGGTCAACAATGCTGGCATCGCTGCATTCGGAACAGTCCTAGACATGGATCCGATAGAATGGACAAATATTATGAATACAAATGTCCTGGGGACTTATTATGTGACGAAAACCGTGCTTCCACAATTAATTGAAAAGAATGCTGGAGACATTATTAATGTTTCGTCAACAGCAGGCTTAAATGGAGCTGCAACTACATCAGCCTATAGTGCGAGTAAGTTCGCTGTAATTGGTTTTTCAGATTCGTTAATGCGCGAAGTTCGGAAATACAATATTCGCGTATGTACTTTAATGCCCAGCACAATTGCTTCCGATATGTCGAAGGAATTAAACTTGACTGATGGAAATCCAGATAAAGTACTGCAACCAGAAGATTTTGCAGAACTGATTGTTGCAAACTTGAAATTACCTCGTAGGGCTATGTTGAAATCAGCGTCGCTATGGTCTACTAATCCCTAA
- a CDS encoding porin family protein: MKKLLLSFGAVVLLAAGAQAQTSYGLKAGVNLGKYSNVSTELDDYQKNNVSFYVTGFADIPVAPQFSIQPGVSLQGKGAKYEASGDNGSGSMTQNVMSIEVPVNAVYYIPAGAGNVFLGAGPYVGFNISGKQKWDGSFGGVEASSGDRKMEFSGDDKDMNLIDAGVNFLGGYKFNNGFLINAGYNLGLSNLNPGDGEKSSNRVLSFGVGFQF; the protein is encoded by the coding sequence ATGAAAAAATTATTACTATCATTCGGAGCTGTAGTTTTATTAGCAGCAGGAGCGCAAGCTCAAACTAGCTATGGTTTAAAAGCTGGTGTTAACTTAGGTAAGTACTCAAATGTTTCAACAGAGCTTGATGATTACCAAAAGAACAATGTTTCCTTTTATGTTACAGGTTTCGCTGATATCCCAGTTGCACCACAATTCTCAATTCAACCAGGAGTTTCATTGCAAGGTAAAGGTGCTAAATATGAAGCAAGTGGTGACAATGGTTCAGGATCGATGACTCAAAATGTGATGTCAATTGAAGTTCCTGTAAATGCGGTTTATTATATTCCCGCAGGAGCTGGTAATGTGTTCTTAGGAGCTGGTCCATATGTAGGATTCAATATCTCGGGTAAACAAAAATGGGATGGTTCATTTGGTGGTGTTGAGGCATCGTCAGGTGATAGAAAAATGGAATTCTCAGGAGATGATAAAGACATGAATTTGATTGATGCAGGTGTTAATTTCCTAGGTGGTTACAAATTCAACAACGGTTTCTTAATCAATGCTGGTTACAACTTAGGTTTATCTAATCTTAACCCAGGTGATGGCGAGAAATCTTCAAACCGTGTATTGTCATTTGGAGTTGGTTTCCAATTCTAA
- a CDS encoding spore protein, whose product MGVTRLKRKDRRNKTVSRVEVQFLKLGRNIELGSKNKMSAKGQIAKNDAILNQLATEAK is encoded by the coding sequence ATGGGAGTTACACGTTTAAAAAGAAAAGATAGAAGAAACAAAACTGTTTCACGTGTTGAAGTACAGTTTTTGAAACTTGGACGTAATATTGAATTAGGTTCAAAAAACAAGATGTCTGCAAAAGGTCAAATCGCTAAGAATGACGCGATCTTAAACCAATTAGCTACTGAAGCTAAGTAA
- a CDS encoding copper homeostasis protein CutC: protein MTEKNINSIFLEICANSVYSAKQAQTGGASRVELCQNLENGGTTPSYGQIKLVREALDIAVHVLIRPRSGDFLYSEDEFAEIKEDILYCKDIGCDGVVIGILDQAGNVDKVRMQELVDLAKPMCVVFHRAFDRCSNPQQSLEDIIELGCDRLLTSGQKNSAWEGRALIKSLIEQANGRIEIMPGAGIDESNVKAIIEHTGAKSVHSSAKVVEASKMAFNQVDVKGMDEMVIHSSAERVSELVDKIKSL from the coding sequence ATGACGGAAAAAAATATCAATTCAATATTCCTTGAAATTTGCGCGAATTCAGTTTATTCTGCCAAGCAAGCCCAAACAGGAGGAGCAAGCCGAGTGGAGCTATGTCAAAACCTCGAGAACGGTGGGACTACGCCTTCTTATGGACAAATCAAGCTTGTCCGTGAAGCTCTTGATATTGCTGTACACGTGTTGATTAGACCACGATCTGGCGATTTCCTTTATAGCGAGGATGAATTTGCCGAGATTAAAGAAGATATTCTTTATTGTAAGGATATAGGTTGTGATGGTGTGGTTATTGGGATATTAGATCAAGCGGGGAATGTCGATAAAGTACGTATGCAGGAACTTGTAGATTTAGCGAAGCCCATGTGTGTCGTATTCCATAGGGCCTTCGACCGATGTTCCAATCCTCAACAAAGCTTAGAAGATATAATAGAATTGGGCTGTGATCGTCTATTAACATCAGGTCAAAAGAATTCTGCGTGGGAGGGAAGAGCACTTATCAAATCCTTAATTGAACAGGCGAATGGTAGAATAGAGATTATGCCTGGCGCTGGGATCGATGAGAGTAACGTGAAAGCAATAATCGAACACACAGGGGCCAAGAGTGTACATTCATCTGCGAAGGTCGTAGAGGCCTCTAAAATGGCCTTTAATCAAGTCGATGTAAAAGGGATGGATGAAATGGTTATTCATAGCTCCGCGGAACGCGTAAGCGAATTGGTAGACAAAATAAAAAGCCTTTAG